The following coding sequences lie in one Numida meleagris isolate 19003 breed g44 Domestic line chromosome Z, NumMel1.0, whole genome shotgun sequence genomic window:
- the LOC110390258 gene encoding uncharacterized protein LOC110390258, translating to QKKQTRRAARKGRRARRLGAREGTRSAASGRKAARPPGARFRTAAHGRPPPAALRALPPAARPAGRLAERTAHAGPPASRYQRRRAARGGAGGEAAGEPIAEGRPRPAGASRRSESGASPLRVAVPAARRALRPRPEAAA from the coding sequence cagaaaaagcaaacacgAAGGGCAGCGCGGAAGGGAAGGCGCGCTCGCCGGCTCGGCGCACGGGAAGGGACGCGCAGCGCGGCGTCAGGCAGGAAGGCAGCGCGGCCTCCAGGGGCACGTTTCCGCACGGCGGCGCACGGCAGGCCCCCCCCAGCAGCGTTGCGCGCATTGCCGCCAGCAGCCCGTCCCGCCGGCCGCCTCGCGGAACGGACGGCCCACGCCGGGCCGCCGGCGAGCCGGTACCAACGGCGCCGGGCGGCGAggggcggggccggcggcgAGGCTGCGGGCGAGCCTATCGCTGAGGGGAGGCCGAGGCCTGCCGGCGCGTCCCGCCGCTCCGAGTCCGGCGCTTCCCCCCTCCGCGTGGCGGTGCCCGCGGCGAGGCGGGCGCTGCGGCCGCGGCCGGAAGCGGCGGCGTGA
- the LOC110389769 gene encoding riboflavin kinase-like: protein MRHLPYFCRGEVVKGFGRGSKELGVPTANFSEQVVESFPSDISTGIYYGWACVGNGDVHKMVLSIGWNPFYKNTKKSVETHIIHTFKEDFYGEILSIAILGYIRPEKNFDSLDALIAAIQEDIEEAKRQLDLPEHLKLKEDNFFHLPGGKIVNNH from the exons ATGAGGCACCTGCCCTACTTCTGCCGCGGCGAGGTGGTGAAGGGCTTCGGCCGGGGATCCAAGGAGCTGGGCGTGCCCACCG CTAACTTTTCTGAGCAAGTAGTTGAAAGCTTTCCATCTGATATCTCTACCGGTATATACTATGGATGGGCCTGTGTTGGAAATGGAGATGTGCATAAAATGGTTTTGAGCATAGGATGGAATCCATTCTATAAGAATACTAAGAAATCAGTG gAGACGCACATTATCCACACCTTCAAAGAAGACTTCTATGGAGAAATTCTTAGTATAGCAATACTTGGATATATTCGACCAGAAAAAAACTTTGATTCCTTAG atGCACTCATTGCAGCAATTCAGGAAGACATTGAAGAGGCAAAAAGACAACTAGATTTACCGGAACATCTTAAACTCAAAGAAGACAACTTCTTTCATCTGCCAGGGGGCAAAATAGTCAACAACCACTGA